A genomic window from Nicotiana sylvestris chromosome 11, ASM39365v2, whole genome shotgun sequence includes:
- the LOC104230014 gene encoding mitogen-activated protein kinase kinase kinase 20-like, translating to MEWKKISVLGAGSYGKVYYAVKIDSFLLRASVAAVKCADLWRSISLQREAHILETLRGSPNVVQFFGADVSIENNIPTYNLFLEYACGGSLHDLINSKRGKMSEVEIGFYAYQLLKGIQDVHKRGWVHCDIKPANVLVFDANERGMYKLKLADFGLSLRIGEGMAYMTGTPLTNRGTLLYAPPESLTHGFHAKAYDIWSLGCTVAEMMTGNRVWICRDTKDLQWQIMNEDPVIPSNVSVIARDFLYKCFINDPLRRWTSEQLLQHPFIQQAMCISNLMPKTQGMIARVNPFCCKIPNAVHEKDFINLLFESNLKIQ from the coding sequence ATGGAGTGGAAAAAGATTTCCGTTCTTGGTGCGGGCTCTTACGGAAAAGTGTATTATGCAGTGAAAATTGATTCGTTTTTGTTACGTGCTTCAGTTGCTGCTGTAAAATGTGCAGATCTTTGGCGTTCAATTTCACTCCAGAGAGAAGCACATATCTTGGAAACTCTAAGAGGTAGTCCTAACGTGGTTCAATTCTTTGGAGCAGACGTGAGTATCGAGAACAATATTCCAACTTATAATCTGTTTCTTGAATATGCATGTGGTGGATCACTACACGATTTGATCAATTCGAAGAGAGGAAAGATGTCAGAAGTGGAAATAGGTTTCTATGCATATCAACTCTTAAAAGGTATTCAAGATGTTCATAAAAGAGGGTGGGTTCATTGTGATATTAAACCTGCTAACGTTCTGGTTTTCGATGCTAATGAACGTGGCATGTACAAGTTGAAGTTGGCTGACTTTGGATTATCGTTGAGAATTGGTGAAGGAATGGCATATATGACTGGAACTCCGTTGACCAATCGGGGGACTCTACTTTATGCACCACCAGAATCTTTGACGCACGGTTTTCATGCAAAAGCTTATGATATATGGTCACTAGGGTGTACTGTGGCAGAGATGATGACAGGGAATCGCGTTTGGATTTGTCGCGATACTAAAGATTTGCAATGGCAGATTATGAATGAAGATCCTGTGATTCCGAGTAATGTTTCTGTGATTGCAAGAGATTTTTTGTACAAGTGTTTTATAAATGACCCTCTAAGAAGATGGACAAGTGAACAGCTACTTCAGCATCCTTTTATTCAGCAAGCTATGTGTATTTCTAATTTGATGCCTAAAACTCAAGGGATGATAGCAAGGGTTAATCCTTTTTGTTGCAAAATTCCAAATGCAGTACATGAGAAGGACTTCATCAATTTGCTCTTTGAAAGTAATTTAAAGATACAATGA
- the LOC104243937 gene encoding uncharacterized protein: MELHDLLARCLVMIIAVVQIARISSCLGTEVLNEVHAPYLDKYVAKSYFSKHDNLVDSKFEDFIAHDILSSTCVSLQDNVKFAPKLSALHRKLIGEGSHRCLSSSLRLKMPSESISRPPKSCEVIIVERLPSGVFADPFELQHLVQRGVLREAAVFGDTNLELPSFRSNRSLVEVHLKMGSNLISEQKDEQEIHMELPLHARYQPLGHGFSRVEFASPDLFLRCSGKGNQHATSCLFSLDKQSAESNNSHPVWEVPCGSREHMEVVSAFTFISAVVSALLIIVASIRYSHDKACNALKQP, from the exons ATGGAACTTCATGATCTTCTGGCACGATGTTTGGTGATGATCATTGCAGTGGTACAAATTGCTAGGATCAGCTCATGTCTCGGTACTGAAGTATTAAATGAA GTCCATGCACCTTATCTTGATAAATATGTTGCAAAATCCTACTTTAGCAAACATGACAATTTGGTTGACTCAAAGTTTGAAGATTTCATTGCACATGACATTCTGTCCAGCACCTGTGTATCGCTGcaagacaatgtcaaatttgcaCCAAAGCTGTCTGCTTTACATCGAAAGCTGATTGGTGAAGGCTCCCACCGGTGTCTGTCATCATCTCTCAGATTGAAGATGCCATCGGAGTCCATTTCCAGGCCTCCAAAATCTTGTGAGGTGATAATTGTTGAAAGACTGCCTTCTGGAGTCTTTGCAGATCCTTTTGAGCTACAACACCTTGTGCAGCGTGGTG TTCTTAGGGAAGCTGCTGTATTTGGAGATACAAATTTAGAGTTACCCTCATTTCGGTCAAACAGGTCACTTGTTGAGGTTCATCTGAAAATGGGTTCCAATTTGATatcagaacaaaaggatgaacaGGAAATACACATGGAACTCCCTCTACATGCACGTTATCAG CCACTAGGACATGGATTCTCAAGAGTCGAATTTGCTTCACCTGACTTGTTTCTGCGCTGCAGCGGTAAAGGAAATCAACATGCCACGAGCTGTTTGTTTTCACTAGACAAACAGAGTGCTGAATCAAATAATAGTCATCCTGTGTGGGAAGTACCATGTGGAAGTAGAGAACACATGGAAGTTGTATCTGCTTTTACTTTCATCTCAGCTGTTGTGTCAGCTCTTCTCATCATTGTTGCCTCAATTAGGTACTCTCACGACAAAGCGTGTAATGCCTTGAAACAGCCGTGA